A stretch of DNA from Pyxicephalus adspersus chromosome 5, UCB_Pads_2.0, whole genome shotgun sequence:
ATTTATACCATCTTCAAGTTGCAGCATGGATTTATCCAGACATGCCATGGAACTAGCGTCCTGCAAAGGATCTGAGGAATCTAAAGGATTTTCGCTCGGCTCAGAGTCATCCATGTCCTCTTCGATGTCATTCTCTTTGTCATCATCCATCTCGGTTTCATTGTCACCTTCATTTTCCTTGTCAGCATCATTTTCCTCTTTGTCTTCATTTTCCTTGTCAGCATCATTTTCGTTAACAGGATCAGTCTCCTTTGTGCTATCCGATGGTGTTTTCTGGTCATTGTCTGCCTCTTGTGCCATTGCTGATTCATCAGCAGAATCTGACACCTCATTGCCTTGAGAAACACTAGAGTCCTCAAGTTTTGATTCTTTGTTTGCAGAAGCACCTTTGGTAAGAGAATTAATTTGCTCCTCAGAAATACGGCTCAGTAGAATCTCCGTCCCTTGATACTTTTCATGATTTAATTTTTCTGCCTTGGAGGCCTCTTTTTCATCTGAGAATTTAGCCAATGCTTCCCCAAGACCAACACCCTTATCATCATTAAGTAACGTAACATCATCCTCTTTTAGGGCAAAGTCTTTAAAGAATGCAATTACATCAGCTTTTGTAATATCGGAGGCAAAATTTCTCAAGAATATGTACTTCTTGTGTTCTTGAGAGCCAACTGATCTTTTACTTGATCGATCTCTACTAGATCTTGACTTTCTGCGCTCAATTAACTCCACCATACCTCTTTTAGAAATAGGCAATATGTTTATAGTATGACCTTTGAAAGATTCAAGGTTCAAATTCAGGGCTCTTTTGTAATCTTTTTGGGTAGTAAACATTGCAAAGGCTTCCCTTGTTCGTTTGCCATCTTTATCAAGCAGGAATGTAATGTGAGAATCGTCCATGTCAAGAtcaaagaagaatttttttatgtctgcCTTTTCAGCTCTGTAACTAACATTAATCAGATGAACATAAAATTCGCGGATGTATGGCGATCTACGTCTCTCTCGTCTTGGAGATCTGGATCTGGTGCGGGACCTCCTCCTACGTGGAGGTGATCTACGTAGAGATCTGCGAGGAGGAGACCTTCGTGGGGTTCTACGTGGTGATCTGCGTGGAGATCTACGTGGAGGAGAATGTTCCCTTTTATGAACACTTGAATCTCCACCATTTTTGTTCCACTCTTCCTCATCTGAAAGTCTGAGTGTTACTGGAGAACCACCAAGGAAAACTCCGTCAAGTTTGAGTGCATCACTAGCCTCATTGGGGGACTTAAATTTAATTAAGGCATTTCCATTCCTTACTCCGCTTACAAATTTTAAGAATATGACATCATCCACTGTAAACCCCTTAAAAAATTCTCGGAGTTCAACTTTTGTAATTTTCTGAGACATCCcatgtatgtataaaaatgaagGTTTCAGTGAACCTGGAGGTCGAGCAACTCTTGAACCCACTCCTGAAGATAGACCACCCAAGCTTTCACTTGGACCAATGCGGTAAACTTCCAATGCCCGACGCAGCTCTGCTTCATTGCTGAATGACAGGTAAATGAATGAAGTCTTCAGAGGACGCCCCGATAGCGACATTGCATACTGGGCATCTTCAAATGTTCCAAATATGATAAAGGCCTCACCATATTTTCCACCTGTGATATATACACCTCCTCTGGGAATATTTAATCCATAGAAAAATTGTCGAATGTCAAAAGAATCTGCAACAGGAGGGAGCCCCTGTAGACGTACGATTGTCGTCATTATTAGATGTGAAACAATTGcccctgcaaacaaaaaaaaggcaatgttaaaaaaaaaaaaaaatggaaaaaaaaaatggaattttaggcAAAGATGTATATTATCcaactacacacacacacacacacacaataaggCAGCAAAAACCTAACTCCCCTATGTACAAGAAAGCCACAAGACAAGTGCATACATTTACCCTTATGATACAAATGTACAGTGCATGTCATAACATAATGAGTTTGAATTAAGAGTACAAGTTTAGAATGTATAGAACTGTTCAAGCCAGATAAATAGTTCCTGGGTTTATCTAAACTAATGGTgctagtttatttatttttagaaaaaaaaaaaaactatccccTACTAGCGTGCTGCGGAAAAGGACTTTTTGCACAACTATTACTGAGAGCTGTGTCTCAGCTGTGAGCAAATCTCTTGAACTCTTCTTATTGGAAAACTTCAGTTGGAAGAAGAGACCAGAACCTACACCAAAAGGGCAAGGGTTCTTCTcctaaagtaaaattaaagattttactttaaaaaaattgtcgtCAGGACAGGCTTTACTGAAGAAAGAAACAGACAaggacccttctgcaataagcattctttccTGTCCCCACACTGGCTCATCTGTTGTAACATTTTAAgctaaaaatattacatgaaaatTATAGAAATTAGTCCAGAATAATAATATCTGTACTATCATAGCATATTACAGTTATGCTTCAGCCACTATATCTGAAATGTTTAACCATGTCCTCAATTTAGTCCTCAGTAATGGATCCATCTCCAAGTGGCCCAACTAATGCACATGGCCCACAGAGGCTCATGGAATTCTGCAGTTATGGccacaaatatgtattttggtCTATATTTTTGTGCAGGCCTTATAGGTACATTGCCCTGTCATACAGAACAGCCACCACTTTCCACACCCCCTCCTGCTTATGGACATGGACATAGCAACAAACTCATGAGACCTCCCCTCTTCTGAAGTTGATTTAAGTttatttgaatgcaaagcacctGAAGGTCATTCCTGTCCTCTAAGtacaggaaataataataataaaaaaaataatgcttcttTCCAGCTTTCACTATTTGCAACATCAACCTAaaattaagaaataataaaactgcatCCGTCTTTGAAAACGTTTAAAAGTAAAAACCCCAACAAGCCCCTAGGTCACAGCAATACAGCAGTGCACAGTAGGTGAAGTCCCTATCATTTTACTCTAAACAAATTTCATCTGAATACAATAAACATGGTAATGCAGTCTTCCTTGAGTATTTCTTGCAGATCTGTGTGGTAATCCAACAGGAAATATCAACTGCATTTCTAAAAGCagaaagtaaacctgtcattctttttcaacattatataaaacagcGGCAATTCCTCTTTTGTTTTAAACTTCTTGGGGAGGACCTATCCCCCTCTATCTTTTATGCCTTGGCAGTAAAAATTGATCAAGGGCTTTCctgtagtgtaaaaaaaatgtgcacgagatttggctttttctttttacaacacaTTAGGAagaagacacatcacccaattATGGGCAGCACAGAGGCCCAGTGGTTATCACACTGACCTTTgcatgctaggtcccaggttcgatttcCAGAGTTCGTATGTTTTTCCAGCATTGgagtgggtttccttccacataccaaaattagatttattgcccccctccccccaaaaaataaatttaccttaggctttaataaaaacatattcctatggtatggacattggattgtgagcactttgaggggcagttagggacatgaatatggactttgttatatgatggctctatataaatactgtgtaataataatattgcacctgcacagtgcgaagTCAAATGAAgtgaacccagaagaaagaagacagtgACTTTGCATTGTACGTAAGCACTAGAAAGATGGAGGAAGCTGAGACAGTGTAGTACTCCCTGCTCTTTTGTGAATGGCAAGTTATGAGATGGGGAGTtccagccatatatatatatatatatatgaatatacacacacacatatataatataggaTTTTGTATACAATTAGCACTAGCTTGAAATTAAGTCAAACTCCATAGCTATAGGGTTTGACTGGCCTGCAATTTCAATTTAatattcttcatttttgtctACCAATCAATGTGACTCGTCCTTCCTGTGCAAAGTGATTGATTATTAACAACCCCTCCTCCACTCCTGGTCTCTGCAGATTCATGTTTCAGGAAATCCCTGCTATAaaaactatatccacagctcacagtggtcagtaggaagaaagcttcttacattgctggcaatgtTAGAAAGTCAAAggctctcccctcctattgtgtattacttcccccactctttagggcagggtcctctccgcctcctgtgtcagtctgtattAAGCTACATACATACTTGCAATAATCGTTGGAAATTAATGACTAAGCactcgataatcgttaacaaaaaagtgcacaacaacgctgACTAAGGagtattgtcgctggaaacgattgACTGTagcggcggatctgattgagcgacgatcatttactgtctattgtgtgtacagtcgttcagtgattgtggcagtacactttctccttaacatgtcacttccttcatcattcaaatgatcgtatctagcatgtgtacactattggtggattatatttaaaccaTCGTTTTGTTAAAACAtggacagaattgtgcacaatacgatctacgatcgttcaaaattattgtgcataatcattagtccattttctaatgataattattgcaagtgtataCCTAGCTTTATTCTGCCCTTTGCAGcccctttttaatgtatagtgctgtgtaatatgttggtgctataaaaatcctttaataatattaatattaataataataggtaagtgatctgagaggtacaaactgctcaaggaaccctggctggAAACATTGCTGCAGACTATAAAGGAAAATATCTGCTGGGTCTTTGAAAGAGCTAGAGCTCAATGATAACATCATCGTGACTAATTTTTATTGGTGGAAAAAGTTTAGTCTGCAAAAAGACGATTGGTGGATACAATAATACCAATGAAAGTTTTAAAGCACATGCGAGGCATGATACATTGGCAGTCAATGTCCCGAGACAAATATCCGCATCGTACATCACTGTGCCCCTCCCTCTGTACATTCAAGTGTTCAAtaaaaaagagttacaaaataTCTGTAATGTTAAATAATGGAAACAACTAGGCGATCCACACTGGCTGCACAGAAGATTCTGGAATGTACAGTGCACTGCCCTGACATGGAGGAGCTGCGCCCCTGCAGGCAGGACAATGCAACGACGTGACCATGCAGCTATATAACGCTGCAAATACAGCGATTTCCAACACATCATTTCCTAACATCTATCATAGAAATAATATCTGCTAGACTAACACGGGGTCCCCACAATACCTGACCGGTGCAAGGTAATAGAAGGCTGCGGAGCCTCATCCAGGACAATGGCGGTCACGGACAGTAACATGCGCCCTGACATAAAGAAGCAACCAATATCGGAAATATTAAACCAACCTATCGTTATTATATCCCACACCAGATACATTCATAATGATATCTTTTCAATATAATACGAATATTTCGAAGTTAAAAGGCCTGCTTTCGTTCCATAATCACCCCACACGACTATACTAAGCAGGCCGCCAGTCATACAACACACACCGGCACCACGAAACAACAACAAAGTGCGCATACCAACTCGTTCCCATCATTACCTGAAGAGCAGTGTGAAGATTCGCAGCTCCCGCCGGTGTAGAGACGACGCCTTGATCACCTCGGTGTGGTAACGCAATTCACCTCACAGGACAAGCTCCTACAAAATGGCGCCGAGAGCTATGGCGGCCAGCGCATCAGAAACAGCTCGTGCGCACAGACTCCGCCCAGGGGCGGGGCTGCTGTAACGGGCTGAGCCGCCTGGACAAGTGGGCGGTGTAAGCGGGCTGCAGTGGTTAATAAGGTGGGCGGGGTCATTGATACCTAGTTAGGGTGAATCTATGCGAGCCGAGACTGGTGGGCGGGGCCACCAGGCGCCGGAGCCGCTGCCTGGGCGGGGTTATTGTTCCCGGGCTCTGCAGTCAGTGAGGTGACTGGCACTGTGCTATGACAAATGTGAGGAGGGAGGTTTTCAGTTGTGATACCCTAAAGACATTTGAATAACGTCAGAATTTacatgataaagaaaataaaaaaaattataaactaaatattttgttgATAAACCACCTTTAGCACTGGTCTATTCTGCTTTAACTGAATTTATTAATATTCAACggtatatagctccaacatattacgcagtgctgtacattaaataaaggtaacCCGAGTCTCTTCAAAACAACTGAAAAATTTGAATAATAATAGAAAAGACCTCATCtgttgggggtggggggtgaTTCTGTACCTGGGCCCCAATCGAAATAGCCAGACTTTTGCAAGGAGAGAGGGGCCAA
This window harbors:
- the LOC140330633 gene encoding RNA-binding protein 12B-like, yielding MTTIVRLQGLPPVADSFDIRQFFYGLNIPRGGVYITGGKYGEAFIIFGTFEDAQYAMSLSGRPLKTSFIYLSFSNEAELRRALEVYRIGPSESLGGLSSGVGSRVARPPGSLKPSFLYIHGMSQKITKVELREFFKGFTVDDVIFLKFVSGVRNGNALIKFKSPNEASDALKLDGVFLGGSPVTLRLSDEEEWNKNGGDSSVHKREHSPPRRSPRRSPRRTPRRSPPRRSLRRSPPRRRRSRTRSRSPRRERRRSPYIREFYVHLINVSYRAEKADIKKFFFDLDMDDSHITFLLDKDGKRTREAFAMFTTQKDYKRALNLNLESFKGHTINILPISKRGMVELIERRKSRSSRDRSSKRSVGSQEHKKYIFLRNFASDITKADVIAFFKDFALKEDDVTLLNDDKGVGLGEALAKFSDEKEASKAEKLNHEKYQGTEILLSRISEEQINSLTKGASANKESKLEDSSVSQGNEVSDSADESAMAQEADNDQKTPSDSTKETDPVNENDADKENEDKEENDADKENEGDNETEMDDDKENDIEEDMDDSEPSENPLDSSDPLQDASSMACLDKSMLQLEDGINGDNEDLAEGTTLVFIRNLPVTITSDEILDFLHDYTVSSVNLKYIGKGEATVRMSDADAKSAIETLNKKEVGLKQVLLSLI